One segment of Ureibacillus thermophilus DNA contains the following:
- a CDS encoding O-acetylhomoserine aminocarboxypropyltransferase/cysteine synthase family protein, with protein MSEFKPETLLLHGGQQPDPVTGAIAVPIYRTTAYAFKNTEHARKLFALEEAGNIYSRIMNPTVDVFEKRVALLEGGSAAVALSSGQAAVAFSILNIANAGDEIVSAGSLYGGTYNLFANTLPRWGITTTFVDERDPENFRKAITDKTKAIYAEVVGNPSLNILDIEAVAAIAHEHGIPLIIDNTFPSPYGCNPIDFGADVVIHSATKWIGGHGTTIGGVVVDAGKFDWTQGRFPGFTEPDHTYHGIRYGIDTAGAAFATKMRVQLLRDLGPTLGPDAAFSFLQGLETLHLRYPRHSENAEKVVAFLKNHPYVEYVNYPGDESFESHHLAKKYLKNGYGSMVTFGIKGGREAGSVVIDNVKLFSHVANVGDARSLIIHPASTTHQQLTAEELKIAGVGEELIRLSIGLENVDDIIADLDQALAKAAAEFGVKNA; from the coding sequence ATGTCCGAATTCAAACCAGAAACGCTATTACTTCACGGTGGTCAACAACCTGATCCAGTAACAGGTGCAATTGCCGTTCCGATTTATCGCACGACGGCTTATGCCTTCAAAAACACAGAACATGCACGAAAATTATTTGCCCTTGAAGAAGCCGGAAACATTTATTCCCGCATCATGAACCCGACAGTCGATGTGTTTGAAAAGCGTGTTGCCTTGCTAGAAGGGGGCTCTGCAGCTGTTGCTCTATCTTCCGGTCAGGCGGCAGTTGCCTTCTCCATTTTAAATATCGCCAATGCGGGAGATGAAATTGTCTCTGCTGGATCATTGTATGGCGGAACATATAACTTATTTGCTAACACATTACCTCGTTGGGGCATTACAACAACATTTGTAGATGAAAGAGATCCGGAAAACTTCCGCAAAGCAATTACGGACAAAACAAAAGCAATCTATGCAGAAGTAGTAGGAAATCCTAGCTTAAATATTTTAGATATTGAAGCAGTAGCAGCAATTGCCCATGAACATGGCATTCCATTAATCATCGACAATACGTTCCCATCTCCATATGGATGCAATCCAATTGATTTTGGAGCAGATGTTGTTATCCATTCAGCAACAAAATGGATTGGCGGCCACGGTACAACAATCGGTGGCGTTGTGGTAGATGCAGGAAAATTCGACTGGACACAAGGTCGATTCCCTGGTTTCACAGAGCCTGACCACACATATCATGGCATTCGTTACGGCATCGATACAGCCGGTGCAGCTTTTGCAACAAAAATGCGCGTCCAATTATTGCGCGATCTTGGCCCAACTTTAGGACCGGATGCGGCATTCAGTTTCCTTCAAGGATTGGAAACTCTTCACCTCCGCTATCCAAGACACAGTGAAAATGCAGAAAAAGTAGTGGCATTTTTGAAAAACCACCCATATGTGGAATACGTGAATTATCCAGGAGATGAATCATTCGAATCTCACCATTTAGCGAAAAAATATTTGAAAAACGGTTATGGTTCTATGGTGACATTCGGTATTAAAGGTGGCCGTGAAGCAGGAAGCGTTGTTATTGACAATGTAAAATTGTTCTCTCACGTTGCAAACGTTGGAGATGCAAGATCCTTGATTATTCATCCAGCTTCCACTACTCACCAACAATTAACTGCTGAAGAATTGAAAATTGCCGGTGTAGGAGAAGAGCTTATCCGCTTATCCATCGGTTTAGAAAATGTGGACGATATCATTGCAGATTTAGATCAAGCTTTAGCCAAAGCAGCAGCTGAATTCGGCGTGAAAAACGCGTAA
- a CDS encoding mandelate racemase/muconate lactonizing enzyme family protein, translating to MNIKRIEILAVHFPLVKPFIVSYGTYPKMPSIIVKLTTDDGLVGWGESVPDEHVTGETFESTFHVLKHSLAPAMLNENPCHFEAIHEKMDRIVKGSPSAKAAIDIACFDLVGKKLGVPVYQLIGGRFHKKFPITHVLSIDEPDKMADEAQEKVQEGYRSFKMKVGTEVERDVERIKAVRQRVGEHIAIRVDVNQGWVNSSNTLKALRYLESLGIDWVEQPVLADDIDGMMEVKSKSRIPLMIDEGLCSFRDMREIIAKKAADKVNIKLMKCGGIYPAAKLATMAEMAGIECQIGSMVESSIASAAGFHVAFSKKIIKSVELTGPLKFKTDIGDLKESYKIPYIELSDKPGLGVQVDEDVLSSLTIASCIVESKL from the coding sequence ATGAACATCAAGAGAATTGAAATTTTAGCTGTACATTTCCCATTAGTAAAACCATTTATTGTTAGTTACGGTACTTATCCGAAAATGCCTTCCATTATTGTGAAGCTGACAACGGATGATGGTTTGGTTGGATGGGGGGAAAGCGTACCGGATGAACACGTAACAGGGGAAACATTTGAATCCACTTTTCATGTACTCAAACATTCCCTTGCACCTGCTATGTTGAATGAAAATCCGTGTCATTTTGAAGCGATTCATGAAAAAATGGATCGAATCGTGAAAGGCTCCCCAAGTGCGAAAGCAGCGATCGATATCGCATGTTTCGACTTGGTCGGAAAAAAGCTGGGAGTTCCTGTTTATCAATTGATTGGCGGAAGATTTCACAAAAAGTTCCCAATCACTCACGTTTTAAGCATCGATGAACCTGATAAAATGGCAGATGAAGCACAAGAAAAAGTACAAGAAGGATATCGTTCCTTTAAGATGAAAGTCGGTACGGAAGTAGAAAGAGATGTCGAAAGAATAAAAGCCGTCAGACAGCGCGTTGGAGAGCATATTGCCATTCGTGTGGATGTCAACCAAGGATGGGTCAATAGCTCTAATACGTTAAAAGCATTGCGGTATTTAGAATCCCTTGGTATTGATTGGGTTGAACAGCCAGTCCTTGCAGATGATATTGATGGAATGATGGAAGTGAAATCAAAATCCAGAATTCCGCTTATGATAGATGAAGGACTTTGCAGCTTCCGTGATATGAGGGAAATTATAGCGAAAAAGGCGGCAGATAAAGTCAACATTAAGTTGATGAAATGCGGGGGCATTTATCCAGCGGCGAAACTGGCGACAATGGCGGAAATGGCCGGCATTGAGTGCCAAATCGGTTCCATGGTTGAATCCTCCATTGCATCAGCAGCCGGTTTTCATGTAGCTTTTTCGAAAAAAATCATTAAAAGTGTCGAATTGACGGGTCCTCTTAAATTTAAAACGGATATTGGCGATTTAAAGGAATCATATAAAATCCCTTATATTGAACTTTCTGACAAGCCAGGTTTAGGCGTGCAAGTTGATGAAGATGTTTTATCTTCATTAACAATTGCTTCTTGCATCGTTGAATCAAAACTATAA
- a CDS encoding GNAT family N-acetyltransferase, whose translation MCEIIEKGVLKDIVYYVKKLKMSDLPQILALQQAVVNSLPNQETLQPLTIEEFQYILQGNGLMIGVFVDEQLIAFRALLIPELDDQGLGKDIGLVDEADLKRVLYQEISNVHPDFRGYGLQKKMAQIIMKKIDTSRFDYVLATVMPYNIPSMKDKFYQGMYIAALKEKYGGKLRYIFAKPLHKELQLEKESVWISMGDIEGQKNLLHNGYVGIAIKEQGNKWFVEFKKALEKGLE comes from the coding sequence ATGTGCGAAATAATTGAAAAAGGCGTTTTAAAGGATATTGTTTATTATGTAAAAAAATTGAAAATGAGTGATTTGCCTCAAATTTTGGCTCTCCAGCAAGCTGTCGTTAATTCGCTCCCCAATCAAGAAACGCTGCAACCTCTTACGATTGAGGAATTTCAGTATATTTTACAGGGCAATGGGTTGATGATAGGAGTTTTTGTTGACGAGCAGCTAATCGCTTTTCGGGCGCTTTTAATCCCTGAATTGGATGACCAAGGTCTCGGGAAAGATATTGGGCTTGTGGACGAGGCGGATTTGAAGCGGGTTCTGTACCAGGAAATTTCAAATGTCCATCCGGATTTTCGAGGATATGGGCTTCAGAAAAAAATGGCCCAAATTATTATGAAGAAAATTGATACATCCCGATTTGACTATGTGCTGGCAACCGTGATGCCTTATAATATACCGAGCATGAAGGATAAGTTTTATCAAGGTATGTATATTGCTGCTTTGAAAGAAAAATATGGCGGGAAGTTGCGCTATATTTTCGCCAAACCTTTGCATAAAGAATTGCAGCTTGAGAAAGAGTCTGTATGGATTTCCATGGGAGATATCGAAGGGCAAAAAAATCTGCTACATAATGGATATGTGGGCATTGCAATCAAAGAGCAAGGCAATAAGTGGTTTGTTGAATTTAAGAAAGCATTGGAGAAAGGCTTGGAGTAA
- a CDS encoding YitT family protein, with translation MSEMNGVYENHEPMFLSRISSIIFIIIGAFIAAYGLEAVLIPNSVSDGGITGISIMLSTLTPLPLGLFLAILNIPFIFLGYKLVGKTFAINSIIGIATLSIATSLMHHIPTIINGDSLLVTISGGILLGIGMGLALRNGGALDGTDMLAVLISRKVPFSTGEIILVINVFIFIFVGFVFGIEGALSSAIAYYIASKVISIIETGLEDAKSVTIISKNSREIGQAIINRLGRSVTYIEGVGGYTNEPVEMIYCVINRMEESKLRTIVRQKDPNAFVTISDIAEVRGGSFKKRNIH, from the coding sequence ATGAGTGAAATGAACGGAGTATATGAAAACCATGAACCAATGTTTTTAAGCAGAATCTCAAGTATTATATTTATTATAATCGGCGCATTTATTGCTGCTTACGGACTAGAAGCAGTATTAATTCCTAACAGCGTCTCGGACGGTGGTATAACCGGTATTTCCATTATGTTGTCCACACTTACTCCTCTTCCATTAGGTCTTTTCTTAGCAATTTTAAACATCCCATTTATTTTTTTAGGCTACAAATTAGTCGGAAAAACCTTTGCAATTAACTCCATTATAGGAATCGCTACTTTATCAATTGCTACATCTTTAATGCATCATATACCAACGATTATCAATGGCGATTCTTTATTAGTCACAATTTCAGGCGGTATCCTGCTTGGTATTGGCATGGGTTTAGCTTTGCGCAATGGCGGCGCGTTAGACGGCACAGATATGTTAGCGGTATTAATCAGCAGAAAAGTCCCTTTTTCAACCGGTGAAATCATCTTAGTCATCAATGTATTTATCTTTATTTTTGTCGGTTTTGTATTTGGTATTGAAGGGGCCCTTTCTTCAGCAATCGCTTACTACATTGCTTCAAAAGTCATCAGCATCATTGAAACAGGTCTTGAAGATGCAAAATCTGTTACGATCATTAGCAAAAATTCAAGAGAAATCGGCCAAGCCATTATCAATCGTCTTGGACGAAGCGTCACTTATATTGAAGGAGTCGGCGGATATACGAATGAGCCTGTAGAAATGATTTACTGCGTCATCAACCGCATGGAAGAAAGTAAATTAAGAACGATTGTCCGTCAAAAAGATCCAAATGCATTCGTTACCATTAGCGATATTGCAGAAGTTCGCGGCGGCAGTTTCAAGAAAAGAAATATCCACTAA
- a CDS encoding homoserine dehydrogenase has protein sequence MATIKAAILGFGTVGQGIYHILNEKREDLRKKLGVELEVAKILVRDTSKERVPGTRHLLTDSIDDCLSVKGLQVVFEAIVGEEPAYTYLKKAVMNKCHVITANKVMFAKYGLELQELAKQNGVFVGYEATVAGGVPVIKTMKNILLVNDVTRIQGILNGTSNYILTKMRAEGWSFDEALKEAQALGYAEADPYMDISGQDAFKKLMVLSALAFGEQPNWADVKVVGIDGITPEQVKEAKEKGLRYRHVAEVEKLPDGTIFAQVGPMLVSKEHPLYPIDDVFNAVTMETNYIGTLTLIGPGAGMYPTASVMVEDYAEIIGKRAGFVVTI, from the coding sequence ATGGCAACAATCAAGGCGGCCATTTTAGGATTTGGCACAGTCGGTCAAGGCATTTACCATATATTGAACGAAAAAAGGGAAGATTTACGGAAAAAATTAGGGGTAGAATTAGAAGTTGCAAAAATATTAGTTCGTGATACATCAAAAGAGCGAGTTCCAGGAACGCGTCATCTGTTGACTGATAGCATTGATGATTGCTTATCTGTTAAGGGATTGCAAGTAGTTTTTGAAGCCATTGTAGGTGAAGAGCCTGCATACACATATTTGAAAAAAGCGGTTATGAATAAATGCCATGTTATTACAGCAAATAAAGTGATGTTTGCAAAATACGGGCTTGAGCTGCAAGAACTTGCCAAACAAAACGGCGTCTTTGTCGGTTATGAAGCGACTGTAGCAGGTGGAGTGCCTGTCATTAAGACTATGAAAAATATTTTGTTAGTTAATGATGTCACAAGAATTCAAGGAATTTTAAACGGCACATCCAACTACATTTTGACAAAGATGCGTGCGGAAGGCTGGTCTTTTGATGAGGCGTTAAAAGAAGCGCAAGCCCTAGGATATGCAGAAGCGGATCCGTATATGGATATTTCTGGCCAAGATGCATTTAAAAAGCTCATGGTTTTATCAGCTTTAGCTTTTGGCGAGCAGCCAAACTGGGCGGATGTAAAAGTTGTTGGTATCGACGGCATTACTCCAGAACAAGTAAAAGAAGCAAAAGAAAAAGGGCTCAGGTATCGTCACGTGGCTGAGGTGGAAAAATTGCCGGATGGTACAATTTTTGCCCAAGTGGGGCCAATGCTTGTCAGCAAAGAACATCCTCTATATCCAATTGACGATGTATTTAATGCTGTTACAATGGAAACAAACTATATTGGCACTTTAACGTTAATCGGCCCAGGGGCAGGAATGTATCCAACGGCCAGCGTGATGGTGGAAGATTATGCTGAAATTATTGGCAAACGTGCAGGTTTTGTTGTAACCATATAA
- a CDS encoding amidohydrolase, translating to MGHVKTYEEVIFSWFDLFHSCPEVSWKEYQTTNKIAAILDELKVPYKRFTDMTGLVAEIGKGDEVIAVRADIDALWQEVDGEMRANHSCGHDANISMVLGALLRIKDYPLKKRIRFIFQPAEEVGGGAIEMVKRGIVDDVSYLFGIHLRPIEELPFGKVSPAVHHGAALFLQGEVRGVDAHGARPHQGKNAIDVIFAIQQMLKNIYISPFEPHSAKLTKVVADGGSVNIIPGNATFSIDIRAQKNRVIDAIQLHVEHGLRHISKMFETEIVWDWYDKTPGAEVSKEAMEIAAKAIKETVGEGFLAAPVQTPGSDDFHFYTVSKPELKATMIGIGADLKPGLHHPYMTFNKDALIIGAKVLAKTLLNATEYNIEGSSIQ from the coding sequence ATGGGTCATGTTAAAACCTATGAAGAGGTCATCTTTAGTTGGTTTGATCTTTTTCATAGTTGTCCAGAAGTAAGTTGGAAAGAGTATCAAACGACAAATAAAATTGCCGCTATACTAGATGAGTTAAAAGTTCCGTACAAGCGTTTTACGGATATGACAGGGCTTGTGGCGGAAATTGGCAAAGGGGATGAAGTGATTGCGGTAAGGGCAGATATCGATGCCCTTTGGCAAGAAGTGGACGGAGAGATGAGAGCGAATCATTCCTGTGGCCACGATGCCAATATATCCATGGTGTTAGGTGCTTTACTAAGAATTAAAGATTACCCTTTAAAGAAACGGATTCGTTTCATCTTCCAACCAGCTGAAGAAGTTGGGGGAGGGGCCATTGAAATGGTGAAGCGCGGAATCGTTGATGATGTGTCCTATCTCTTTGGCATTCATTTAAGACCGATTGAAGAACTGCCTTTTGGCAAAGTGTCGCCAGCTGTGCATCATGGTGCAGCCTTGTTTTTGCAAGGGGAAGTGCGCGGTGTTGATGCCCACGGAGCAAGGCCGCATCAAGGGAAAAATGCCATTGACGTTATCTTTGCCATTCAGCAAATGTTGAAAAATATTTATATCAGTCCTTTTGAACCTCATAGTGCGAAATTGACAAAAGTCGTGGCAGACGGCGGCAGTGTCAACATCATTCCGGGTAATGCGACCTTTTCAATCGACATTCGGGCGCAAAAAAATCGGGTGATTGACGCCATTCAACTTCATGTAGAACACGGTCTTCGTCATATCAGCAAAATGTTCGAAACGGAAATTGTTTGGGATTGGTACGATAAAACGCCGGGCGCAGAAGTGTCCAAAGAAGCAATGGAAATCGCCGCAAAAGCCATTAAAGAAACAGTGGGCGAAGGTTTTCTAGCCGCTCCGGTGCAAACGCCAGGAAGCGATGATTTTCATTTTTATACCGTATCCAAACCGGAATTGAAAGCAACGATGATTGGCATCGGTGCAGATTTGAAGCCGGGCCTTCATCACCCTTATATGACGTTCAATAAAGATGCGCTGATTATCGGCGCCAAAGTATTAGCGAAAACATTACTTAATGCAACAGAGTATAATATAGAAGGAAGTAGTATTCAATGA
- a CDS encoding Fe-S oxidoreductase → MPALTYEQLVFLNSYSIFTEEPRTPLFTLENIHKEFFLPDFLKLMMEITQAGTEAAAISHFCRRYGMFVASQFYFLAAYNIMWDGKLEDVRYFHVHEYGMDTLGTYITPTDFRYVEDKEREYVISKILYQAHQIIMQLRETTTISPLTLWENIFGYMLWNYYELLQNPLLADRAFEDIEILEDTKVWQRFSNKSWFYQYTNGKSPMDLINKPVRKSCCFSKDIPGLEACTFCPMK, encoded by the coding sequence ATGCCAGCCTTGACTTATGAACAGCTTGTCTTTTTAAATTCCTACAGCATCTTTACAGAAGAACCAAGAACGCCTTTATTCACATTGGAAAATATACATAAAGAATTTTTTCTGCCAGATTTTTTAAAGCTCATGATGGAAATTACTCAAGCTGGAACAGAGGCGGCAGCCATTTCCCACTTTTGTCGCCGCTACGGAATGTTTGTGGCTAGTCAATTTTATTTTCTCGCGGCTTACAATATCATGTGGGACGGAAAATTAGAAGACGTACGCTACTTTCATGTGCATGAATATGGCATGGATACCCTTGGCACTTACATTACGCCAACAGACTTTCGCTATGTAGAAGATAAAGAACGGGAATATGTCATTTCTAAAATTCTTTATCAAGCCCATCAAATTATTATGCAACTCAGGGAAACGACAACCATTTCCCCATTGACGCTTTGGGAAAACATTTTCGGCTATATGTTGTGGAATTATTATGAATTACTGCAAAATCCTTTGCTTGCTGATCGGGCCTTTGAAGATATTGAAATTCTGGAAGACACAAAAGTATGGCAGCGTTTCTCCAATAAGTCATGGTTTTATCAATATACAAACGGAAAAAGCCCTATGGACCTTATCAATAAACCTGTCAGAAAAAGCTGCTGCTTCTCAAAAGACATCCCAGGTCTTGAAGCCTGCACTTTTTGTCCAATGAAATAG
- a CDS encoding DNA-binding protein: MYKTVSETAKDISMPEEMVLRYIYEGRIKAVHDGEQFLINSDQFETYREQLKLLKEEMDLWQNTPIPEDMDVKDED; the protein is encoded by the coding sequence ATGTATAAAACTGTAAGCGAGACGGCAAAAGATATTTCCATGCCGGAAGAAATGGTCCTACGCTACATTTATGAAGGCCGCATTAAAGCAGTCCACGACGGCGAGCAGTTTCTCATCAACAGCGACCAATTTGAAACTTACCGTGAACAGCTAAAACTGTTAAAAGAAGAAATGGACCTTTGGCAAAATACCCCTATTCCTGAAGACATGGACGTAAAAGACGAAGATTAA
- the nfsA gene encoding oxygen-insensitive NADPH nitroreductase: MLNVKELLRSHTSVRKYTGEEIPKEKIIDLIQTAQMAASSHFVQAYSVILVTDEEKKQKLGELSKNEFQFQTAGAALLFCVDFKRLEVAGKKHGVDITVDTAENVLVGVADVAIFAQNFVVAAESEGYGICYIGGARNNPKEISELFNLPEHVFPLFAMTIGKPTKRNETKPRLPVEAVLHENEYDAEKYDELLDKYDAIMENYYASRSSNQKVSNWTKQMADFLSEQRRPFIKEFLASKGFTWK; this comes from the coding sequence ATGTTGAACGTAAAAGAATTATTGCGTAGTCATACATCTGTACGCAAATATACAGGAGAAGAAATACCAAAAGAAAAAATTATTGATCTAATTCAAACGGCACAAATGGCTGCTTCTTCCCATTTTGTACAAGCCTATAGTGTAATTTTGGTGACAGATGAAGAAAAGAAACAAAAACTCGGAGAACTTTCCAAAAATGAATTTCAATTTCAAACAGCCGGGGCTGCTTTGTTATTCTGTGTCGACTTTAAACGATTAGAAGTAGCTGGGAAAAAACACGGTGTCGATATTACAGTGGATACGGCGGAAAATGTCTTAGTGGGTGTTGCGGATGTGGCGATTTTTGCGCAAAACTTTGTCGTTGCGGCAGAATCTGAAGGCTACGGCATTTGTTATATCGGCGGCGCAAGAAACAATCCAAAAGAAATCAGCGAATTATTTAACCTTCCAGAACACGTCTTCCCGCTCTTTGCAATGACAATCGGGAAACCAACAAAACGAAATGAAACAAAACCAAGACTCCCAGTGGAAGCCGTATTGCATGAAAATGAATATGATGCTGAAAAATATGATGAGCTTTTAGATAAATACGATGCGATTATGGAAAACTATTATGCATCCAGAAGCTCCAATCAAAAAGTATCCAATTGGACGAAGCAAATGGCGGATTTCCTCAGTGAACAACGCCGTCCATTCATCAAAGAATTTTTAGCGTCCAAAGGATTCACTTGGAAATAA
- the pepT gene encoding peptidase T, with product MKEKVIERLVRYAKIDTQSNPESSTTPSTEKQWDLLNVLKEELAEIGLTEITLDENGYLFATLPANTEKEVPTIGFLAHVDTSPDFSGANVQPKRIDNYDGGDIQLNDGIVLSPSQFPNLKNYVGQTLITTDGTTLLGADDKAGIAEIMTAMEYLVEHPEIKHGKIRVAFTPDEEIGRGPHKFDVQAFGADFAYTMDGGPLGELQYESFNAAYAKVTTRGISVHPGSAKGKMVNAITMAIKFHNFMPQNAVPEKTEGYEGFIHLMNFNGTIEEATLSYIIRDHDREKFEAKKDYFRLVEQRIKEEYGEDAITVELEDQYYNMREKIEPVKEIVDIAKQAMENLNIKPIIEPVRGGTDGSQLSYMGLPTPNIFAGGENMHGKFEFVSAETMELAAKVIIEIVQLFEAKGK from the coding sequence ATGAAAGAAAAAGTGATTGAACGATTGGTCCGCTATGCAAAAATTGATACCCAGTCTAATCCGGAAAGCTCTACAACCCCTTCTACGGAAAAACAATGGGATTTATTGAATGTATTAAAAGAGGAACTTGCAGAAATCGGATTGACAGAAATTACGTTAGATGAAAACGGATATTTATTTGCTACATTGCCAGCCAATACAGAAAAGGAAGTGCCAACTATTGGCTTTTTGGCCCATGTCGATACTTCCCCTGATTTTTCCGGTGCAAATGTACAACCGAAGCGAATTGACAATTATGATGGTGGAGATATTCAACTGAATGATGGCATCGTCTTATCTCCTAGCCAATTCCCTAATTTAAAAAATTACGTGGGACAAACATTGATTACAACAGACGGCACGACTTTGCTTGGGGCGGATGATAAAGCAGGAATTGCGGAAATTATGACTGCCATGGAATATTTAGTCGAGCACCCTGAAATTAAGCATGGAAAAATTCGTGTCGCCTTTACCCCTGACGAAGAAATCGGTCGCGGACCACATAAGTTTGATGTACAAGCCTTTGGTGCAGATTTTGCCTACACAATGGATGGAGGCCCTCTTGGTGAATTGCAATACGAAAGTTTCAATGCGGCTTATGCAAAAGTAACGACTCGCGGCATCAGCGTTCATCCTGGCTCGGCCAAAGGAAAAATGGTCAATGCCATCACGATGGCCATTAAATTCCATAACTTTATGCCGCAAAATGCCGTTCCTGAAAAAACGGAAGGGTATGAAGGATTTATCCATTTAATGAACTTTAATGGAACTATCGAGGAAGCAACTCTATCTTACATTATCCGAGACCATGACCGTGAAAAATTCGAAGCGAAAAAAGACTATTTCCGCCTAGTGGAACAACGGATTAAGGAAGAGTACGGCGAAGATGCCATTACCGTTGAATTGGAAGACCAATATTACAATATGCGTGAAAAAATTGAGCCGGTGAAAGAAATTGTCGATATCGCGAAACAAGCCATGGAAAATTTAAATATCAAGCCGATCATTGAACCGGTTCGGGGAGGAACAGACGGCTCCCAACTCTCCTATATGGGGCTGCCGACGCCGAACATTTTTGCTGGAGGCGAAAATATGCACGGCAAATTTGAATTCGTATCCGCCGAAACGATGGAGCTCGCTGCAAAAGTCATTATTGAAATCGTCCAACTCTTTGAAGCCAAAGGAAAATAG
- a CDS encoding response regulator transcription factor, which produces MDLTVLVTDDDQDIRDGIEIYLKNEGYKVLKAKDGKEALEILSKHEVHLIILDIMMPNLDGIQATFKIREERNIPIIMLSAKAEETDKIHGLSIGADDYITKPFHPLELMARVKSQLRRYTQLGTYNGMTNTKIEVDGLSIDREAKEVRLNGEIVKLTPIEYKIIELLLTNAGRVFSIQEIYERVWNEEAYNAENIVPVHIRKIREKIEADPKNPRYLKVVWGIGYKIEK; this is translated from the coding sequence GTGGATTTAACTGTACTAGTCACAGACGATGATCAGGACATTCGTGACGGCATCGAAATCTATTTAAAAAATGAAGGATATAAAGTGTTGAAGGCGAAAGATGGAAAAGAAGCGCTCGAAATTCTTTCCAAGCATGAAGTGCATCTTATTATTCTGGACATTATGATGCCGAATTTGGACGGCATTCAAGCGACCTTTAAAATTCGCGAGGAGCGCAATATTCCGATTATTATGCTCAGTGCAAAAGCGGAAGAAACAGATAAAATTCACGGACTATCCATCGGGGCGGACGATTATATTACAAAACCTTTTCATCCATTGGAACTGATGGCCCGAGTGAAATCTCAACTTAGAAGATATACGCAGCTTGGTACATACAATGGGATGACGAATACGAAAATTGAAGTGGACGGCTTATCCATTGACCGGGAAGCAAAAGAAGTGCGCCTCAACGGAGAAATTGTGAAGTTGACGCCGATTGAATATAAAATTATAGAACTCTTGCTCACGAATGCCGGACGCGTCTTTTCCATTCAGGAAATTTATGAACGGGTCTGGAATGAAGAGGCTTATAACGCAGAAAACATTGTCCCGGTACACATCCGGAAAATCCGCGAAAAAATTGAAGCAGACCCGAAAAATCCAAGATATTTAAAGGTTGTGTGGGGAATTGGATACAAAATTGAGAAATAA
- a CDS encoding DMT family transporter — protein sequence MNILPYIFVLFAAVLWGTTGTTQTFLQEGISPIAVACVRSAIGGGVLLIAVLFMRKIHLKTWSWKWTVMAALAIALFQCLFFTSIRFTGVAVGTVVTIGSSPVFSGCIEWLFFKRRPTRVWGIATILAIIGCILLFASRGETTIHPLGILLALCAGMMFAIYTNCSKQLTEREETLPSVAMTFILCALFLLPFSQDGVTWVFEGQNFLPMLFMGLFATSLAYIFYLSGLEKISSSSAVTLSLAEPLTAAMLGVFFVGEYLSPMSWVGVLLLLGGIIVLTIGGRKASRENEVSEETT from the coding sequence ATGAATATACTGCCATACATCTTTGTGCTGTTTGCAGCTGTGTTGTGGGGCACCACAGGAACAACTCAAACCTTTTTGCAGGAAGGGATTTCACCCATCGCTGTTGCCTGTGTGCGTTCAGCGATTGGGGGTGGAGTTTTACTCATTGCTGTCCTCTTTATGCGGAAAATTCATTTGAAAACATGGTCGTGGAAATGGACAGTTATGGCTGCACTTGCCATCGCGTTGTTCCAATGTTTATTTTTTACGTCCATTCGCTTTACGGGTGTTGCAGTAGGCACAGTCGTGACTATTGGCAGTTCTCCCGTCTTTTCAGGATGTATTGAATGGCTGTTTTTTAAGCGTCGTCCAACGAGAGTATGGGGAATTGCCACGATTCTTGCCATTATAGGTTGTATTTTGTTGTTTGCTAGCCGAGGCGAAACGACAATCCATCCTCTAGGGATATTACTTGCTCTATGTGCCGGAATGATGTTTGCCATTTATACAAATTGCAGCAAACAGTTGACAGAAAGGGAAGAGACGTTGCCGAGTGTGGCGATGACTTTTATTTTATGTGCCCTATTTTTATTGCCTTTTTCGCAAGATGGCGTTACTTGGGTGTTTGAAGGGCAAAATTTTTTGCCTATGCTTTTTATGGGGCTCTTTGCTACGAGCTTAGCGTATATATTTTATTTATCAGGCCTTGAAAAAATCAGCTCTTCTTCGGCGGTGACGTTGTCTTTAGCGGAGCCTTTAACAGCCGCAATGCTTGGCGTATTTTTTGTAGGGGAATATTTAAGCCCGATGAGTTGGGTTGGCGTGTTGCTGCTACTTGGAGGCATAATCGTACTAACTATTGGAGGCAGAAAAGCTTCAAGGGAGAATGAGGTTTCTGAGGAAACTACTTGA